A genomic segment from Glycine max cultivar Williams 82 chromosome 1, Glycine_max_v4.0, whole genome shotgun sequence encodes:
- the LOC102668525 gene encoding uncharacterized protein, with the protein MAAIYDSIPANLPILTGKNYENWKIQIRVVMRFQGVWEFVEEGYIPVGERATDEQKVVDREKEKKDCKALFILHQSVDVANFEKIAMAQTSKEAWDILEKSHDGATKTKKIKLQTQRRQYELLQMEKNESVAEYITKVQTVVNSMKGYGEKIIVQSVVEKVLRTMPPKFNHIVVAIEESKNLEELSLEELQGSLESHEQRMNERINEKKSEQALQAQSNSKKHGDRWKKEKLKGRAINGGEIKTVIRTTRKEGDPIPKTLQIERSSTKEIFNALTAKSLGILLMSVRANPITKENLKAMMQNWLRKKMMTLNRYC; encoded by the coding sequence ATGGCTGCAATATATGACTCAATTCCTGCAAATCTACCAATTCTCACAGGAAAGAACTATGAAAATTGGAAGATTCAGATTAGGGTGGTGATGCGATTCCAAGGGGTTTGGGAGTTCGTAGAAGAAGGTTATATACCTGTGGGAGAGAGAGCAACAGATGAACAAAAGGTTGTTGAtagagaaaaggagaagaaagattGCAAGGCACTTTTCATTTTGCACCAAAGTGTAGATGTTGCTAACTTTGAAAAGATAGCAATGGCTCAAACCTCTAAAGAAGCATGGGACATTCTGGAGAAATCTCATGATGGAGCCACAAAAACCAAGAAGATCAAGCTGCAAACTCAGAGGAGACAATATGAACTACTACAAATGGAAAAGAATGAATCAGTTGCTGAGTACATCACAAAAGTACAGACAGTGGTGAATTCAATGAAGGGCTATGGAGAAAAGATAATTGTGCAATCAGTTGTAGAAAAGGTGCTTAGAACCATGCCACCCAAGTTCAACCATATTGTGGTAGCCATCGAGGAATCCAAAAATCTTGAAGAGCTTAGCCTAGAGGAATTGCAAGGATCTTTGGAATCTCATGAGCAGAGAATGAATGAAAGGATCAATGAGAAGAAAAGTGAACAAGCCTTGCAAGCACAGTCTAATTCAAAGAAGCATGGTGATAGATGGAAGAAAGAGAAACTAAAGGGAAGAGCAATAAATGGAGGGGAAATCAAAACAGTGATAAGGACCACAAGAAAGGAGGGGGATCCAATTCCCAAAACTCttcaaatagaaagaagttcgacaaaagaaatattcaaTGCTTTAACTGCCAAAAGTTTGGGCATTTTGCTGATGAGTGTTAGAGCAAACCCAATAACAAAAGAGAACCTAAAGGCGATGATGCAAAATTGGC